A single Thermosipho affectus DNA region contains:
- a CDS encoding NUDIX domain-containing protein, with protein sequence MYENEKVLVIPTKEVEKLCNKKTGLIKVPEYDIISIIKEYGKFVDRNTAENDETIRQVIPYIILMENNKFLLFKRTTAQGEKRLHNKVTIGVGGHINTEDSVEPIEALKKGMIREINEEVDVEIKNIEYLGLINVTDNPVSRVHVGLCYIANVKYFGLKEKEKFIEIFSDNPGRYFEEMEGWSKVVVQSLDHMQK encoded by the coding sequence ATGTATGAAAATGAAAAAGTATTAGTTATCCCAACCAAAGAAGTAGAGAAATTATGTAACAAAAAAACAGGTCTAATTAAAGTCCCAGAATATGATATAATTTCAATAATAAAAGAATATGGTAAATTCGTAGATAGAAATACTGCAGAAAACGATGAAACAATTAGACAAGTAATTCCATATATAATTTTAATGGAAAACAACAAATTTCTCCTCTTTAAAAGAACTACTGCCCAAGGGGAAAAAAGATTACACAATAAAGTTACAATAGGTGTTGGAGGACATATAAATACAGAAGACTCTGTAGAACCTATTGAGGCATTAAAAAAAGGAATGATAAGGGAAATAAACGAAGAAGTTGATGTTGAAATCAAAAATATAGAGTATCTAGGATTAATCAATGTAACTGACAATCCGGTAAGCAGAGTACACGTAGGACTTTGCTATATTGCAAATGTTAAGTATTTTGGTTTAAAGGAAAAGGAAAAATTCATTGAAATATTTTCAGATAATCCAGGCAGATATTTTGAGGAGATGGAAGGATGGAGCAAAGTAGTGGTGCAATCGTTAGATCATATGCAAAAATAA
- the ispE gene encoding 4-(cytidine 5'-diphospho)-2-C-methyl-D-erythritol kinase: MEQSSGAIVRSYAKINLFLDVIKKRSDGYHEILSLFQNISLYDRLIITKIDRGLEIKSNVDIENNILYKTWDIFCSKFKEPEFGLRITLEKNIPMQAGLGGGSSNAAALLFYLSDQMGIHKKQILNIASEIGSDVPFFLFGGTAIVKGKGEIIEPLDPLTGYKVNIITSNGISTKKAYQSLNPTLFGKAPCSPYILYEAYKNRNITEIKRCTYNIFEKIVTKANKEISQNLKKLKKTSLISALTGSGSAVYGISFKEGEFKFIPRGIEYEKVKL, encoded by the coding sequence ATGGAGCAAAGTAGTGGTGCAATCGTTAGATCATATGCAAAAATAAATCTCTTCCTTGATGTCATAAAAAAACGCAGTGATGGATACCATGAGATTTTATCTCTATTTCAAAATATATCCCTTTATGATCGCTTAATAATAACAAAAATCGATAGAGGACTTGAAATAAAATCAAATGTTGATATAGAAAACAATATATTGTACAAAACTTGGGATATTTTTTGCTCAAAATTTAAAGAACCAGAATTTGGCCTTAGAATAACTCTCGAAAAAAATATCCCCATGCAAGCAGGATTAGGTGGTGGAAGCTCAAACGCAGCGGCTTTGTTGTTTTATTTATCTGATCAAATGGGAATTCACAAAAAACAGATATTAAACATAGCCTCAGAAATAGGAAGTGATGTTCCATTTTTTCTTTTTGGCGGAACGGCTATAGTAAAAGGGAAAGGCGAAATAATTGAACCTTTAGATCCATTAACTGGTTATAAAGTGAATATAATTACATCCAACGGTATTTCCACAAAAAAAGCATATCAAAGCTTAAATCCCACTTTATTTGGTAAGGCGCCATGTTCACCATACATACTTTATGAAGCGTATAAAAATAGAAATATAACCGAAATAAAAAGATGTACATACAATATATTCGAAAAAATAGTGACGAAAGCCAATAAAGAAATTTCACAAAATCTAAAAAAACTAAAAAAAACTTCTTTAATATCTGCACTAACAGGTAGTGGTAGTGCAGTATACGGTATCTCATTTAAAGAAGGTGAATTTAAATTTATTCCAAGGGGGATTGAATATGAAAAAGTTAAGCTATAA
- a CDS encoding GlmL-related ornithine degradation protein, with the protein MKLDLLFAEIGSTTTVVTAFHNLDGNVKIVGQGEHWTTVNEGDVTIGIERAIGKLKEKIGEKKLTWDKFAASSSAAGGLKMTVHGLVYDMTVRAAREAALGAGAVIKYITAGKMDDFHIQKIKEIQPKLILLAGGVDYGEKETVIHNAKVLSKLDLDIPIIYAGNVAVAEQVEYILKNSGKTVFITENVYPKIDQLNVEPTRNIIKEIFAQHITKAPGMEKIYEIVDYNIHTTPGAVMRTTQLLSEIYEDVLTIDIGGATTDVDSVTEGSNEIQELMIAPEPKAKRTVEGDLGLFVNAHNVINLIGEENLRLEFPNLSELKTRISPYPKTDEDEKFIAKLALYCFQQGIRRHVGIKKHIYTPLGRKVIAEGKDLTAIKYLFGTGGFLSRSKYAPQVLKSINNLSKLHPMDLLPQNKVKIFRDKYYIFAAIGVISTEIDKDFGKKILEKDIEEIGG; encoded by the coding sequence GTGAAGTTAGATCTACTTTTTGCCGAAATAGGATCAACAACAACAGTGGTTACGGCATTTCACAATTTAGACGGTAATGTAAAAATTGTAGGACAAGGTGAACACTGGACAACTGTCAATGAAGGTGATGTAACAATAGGTATTGAAAGGGCAATTGGAAAATTAAAAGAAAAAATCGGTGAAAAAAAACTAACTTGGGATAAATTTGCAGCATCTAGCAGTGCTGCAGGGGGATTGAAAATGACTGTACACGGTCTTGTGTATGACATGACCGTGCGTGCCGCACGAGAAGCTGCATTAGGTGCAGGCGCAGTTATTAAATACATTACGGCGGGAAAAATGGATGACTTTCACATACAAAAAATTAAAGAAATCCAACCAAAACTCATACTTCTTGCAGGTGGTGTAGATTACGGTGAAAAGGAAACGGTGATCCACAATGCAAAAGTTCTATCAAAATTGGATTTAGATATCCCAATAATTTACGCGGGGAATGTTGCAGTTGCAGAACAGGTGGAATATATACTTAAGAATTCTGGAAAAACTGTTTTTATTACGGAAAATGTATATCCAAAAATTGACCAACTCAATGTAGAACCTACAAGGAATATAATAAAGGAAATATTCGCCCAACACATCACCAAAGCCCCGGGAATGGAAAAAATATATGAAATTGTAGATTACAATATCCACACAACACCTGGTGCTGTTATGAGAACTACCCAACTTCTTTCTGAAATTTACGAAGATGTCCTTACCATAGATATTGGTGGCGCAACAACCGATGTAGATTCAGTAACAGAGGGAAGTAACGAAATACAGGAATTAATGATAGCACCAGAACCAAAGGCAAAACGCACTGTAGAAGGTGATTTAGGCTTATTCGTAAACGCGCACAATGTAATCAACCTTATAGGCGAAGAAAATTTAAGACTTGAATTTCCAAATTTGTCCGAATTAAAAACAAGAATATCTCCATATCCAAAAACAGATGAAGATGAAAAATTTATCGCAAAACTTGCACTGTATTGTTTTCAACAAGGCATCAGAAGACACGTGGGAATTAAAAAACATATATACACACCACTTGGAAGAAAAGTCATAGCCGAAGGAAAAGATTTAACAGCTATTAAGTATTTATTTGGTACAGGTGGATTTTTAAGCCGCTCAAAATATGCACCACAAGTTTTAAAGTCTATAAATAATCTCTCTAAGTTACATCCGATGGATCTTTTACCACAAAATAAAGTAAAGATATTTAGGGATAAATATTATATATTTGCAGCTATCGGTGTAATATCTACGGAAATAGATAAAGACTTTGGAAAGAAGATCCTAGAAAAAGATATAGAAGAGATTGGAGGTTAA
- a CDS encoding mechanosensitive ion channel family protein, with translation MNTWLQNYWDKSLLSIITIIISYILYKYLIKLIYKSIKAFGKEIKAPKTVQFFIGIIIAVFAILIILSIFDIDLLPYITGLGISGIIVGLALQEPLTNFISGILVMTTRKLFEGEVVDINGITGIVDEIKINHSYLKTFDGKLVLLPNKSVWSGTVTKYWPSTVRRVNMDVGVSYGSNLEVALKLIKKAIDEEPLVVKENVNNFIAFKQFGTSSIDFTVYFWVERNSYFEAINALAIRIKQIFDENKIEIPFTQIDVHMK, from the coding sequence ATGAATACTTGGCTTCAAAATTATTGGGATAAAAGTTTGCTTTCAATTATTACAATTATAATATCGTATATTTTGTATAAATATCTGATAAAATTAATATACAAATCAATAAAAGCGTTTGGTAAGGAAATCAAAGCCCCAAAAACTGTTCAATTTTTTATCGGAATAATCATCGCAGTTTTTGCAATTTTGATAATTCTAAGCATTTTTGATATTGATCTATTACCATACATTACAGGACTTGGAATCTCAGGAATAATTGTAGGTCTTGCACTTCAAGAACCACTCACAAATTTTATCTCTGGAATACTTGTTATGACCACTCGAAAATTATTCGAAGGTGAAGTAGTAGACATAAATGGAATAACTGGAATAGTTGACGAGATAAAAATAAACCACAGTTATTTAAAAACCTTTGATGGAAAATTGGTGTTACTTCCAAATAAAAGCGTTTGGAGTGGAACTGTAACTAAATACTGGCCCTCTACGGTAAGACGTGTAAATATGGATGTTGGAGTATCATACGGTAGTAACCTCGAAGTAGCGCTTAAACTGATTAAAAAAGCAATAGATGAAGAACCACTCGTTGTAAAGGAAAATGTAAATAACTTTATAGCCTTCAAACAATTTGGAACAAGTTCCATAGATTTTACAGTATACTTTTGGGTTGAAAGAAATTCCTACTTTGAAGCAATAAATGCCCTTGCAATAAGAATAAAGCAAATATTCGATGAAAATAAAATAGAAATTCCATTTACACAGATAGACGTTCATATGAAATAA
- the trpS gene encoding tryptophan--tRNA ligase, which translates to MRILSGMRPTGKLHIGHLFGALQSWVNLQKEHESFYFVADWHALTTHYNDTDEIIKNSIELVKSYLAVGIDPNKSTIFIQSEIKEHAELTLLFSMFVPVSRLERVPTYKEIKQQLKDRDLSNAGFLIYPVLQASDILIYMAEGVPVGEDQVYHIELTREIARKFNYLYKEVFPEPKPILSKVPKLLGTDGRKMSKSYGNTIPLITNENTLKKMVMPMITDPARKRRTDPGNPEKCPVWDYHKAFGINSEDEAWVKDGCTNAKIGCVDCKKLLLKNMKEKLEPIWEKYNLLTDNYVKDVIVDGNKKAKKIAQETMEKVRSAMNLDYSFLKGTR; encoded by the coding sequence ATGAGAATACTAAGTGGTATGAGACCAACTGGAAAATTACACATTGGCCATCTTTTTGGTGCACTCCAATCATGGGTTAACCTTCAAAAAGAACATGAATCCTTTTATTTTGTAGCAGATTGGCATGCATTAACTACCCATTACAACGATACTGATGAAATAATTAAAAATTCCATTGAACTTGTCAAATCCTACCTTGCAGTGGGAATTGATCCAAACAAATCCACAATATTTATACAATCGGAAATAAAAGAACACGCAGAATTGACACTATTATTTTCGATGTTTGTTCCCGTTTCACGACTTGAAAGGGTTCCAACTTACAAAGAAATCAAGCAACAACTAAAAGATAGAGATTTATCAAATGCAGGATTTTTAATCTATCCAGTTTTGCAGGCTTCAGATATACTCATTTACATGGCAGAAGGTGTACCTGTTGGTGAAGATCAAGTCTATCACATAGAACTTACAAGAGAAATTGCAAGAAAATTTAATTACCTTTATAAAGAAGTCTTTCCAGAACCAAAACCAATACTTTCAAAGGTCCCAAAACTACTTGGCACAGATGGCAGGAAGATGAGTAAAAGCTATGGAAATACCATACCTCTAATTACAAATGAAAATACACTCAAAAAGATGGTAATGCCCATGATCACAGATCCCGCAAGAAAAAGAAGAACAGATCCGGGAAATCCAGAAAAATGTCCCGTATGGGATTATCACAAAGCCTTTGGAATTAACAGTGAAGATGAAGCTTGGGTAAAAGACGGTTGTACAAATGCAAAAATTGGATGTGTAGATTGTAAAAAATTGCTACTAAAAAATATGAAAGAAAAATTGGAACCCATCTGGGAAAAATACAACTTGCTAACAGATAATTATGTTAAAGATGTCATCGTAGATGGAAATAAAAAAGCAAAAAAGATCGCACAAGAAACCATGGAAAAAGTAAGAAGTGCTATGAACCTTGATTATTCTTTTTTGAAAGGCACAAGGTGA
- a CDS encoding ATP-binding protein, giving the protein MKKLSYKDLTLKNSVFPRVNSSKNISPCETFIGREDAFKAMQFGLSMKQKGYNIFIVGPSGTGRKSFAISFAKKFSKKKKNYHDLVYTIDLDEAYAAKAIILPPGEGKKLKEKLENISEDIFKNIQKTFESEEYEEKKKELEMEYEEKKEQILSELSKKAVRLGFVVKLTPTGIVYAPQMDGKPLSPEQFEQLPEDIKRNYEENAKKLDHLISGVIYQLRKIDTEYREKFNDLDKYATLFSIDSLFEELKEEFKYSEKLLNHFEKLKNHIVKQSVKIKNFEEWKGYIKHILTVNLIVDNSNLSSAPVVFENNPTYPNLFGKVEYISKSGVLYTDFSMIRSGAIHRANGGYLILNAEDILKFPYVWDKLKKTLISQKITIENIDSAYGINPTITLKPEPINLDLKVIIIGTPELYYILYEYDEDFKKLFKVKVEFDWEMNATKENIKQYYSFISSVVENNELNPLNSKALKRVIWYSMRLSENKDKLSMKMGEISSLIIESDYYSKLRNADTITEEDILNAIKNRENRVRLIMDKYDEALKKYEIMIETQGKVVGQINGLTVSHFGDFSFGMPVKITAKAYVGNTGIIDIQRESDLSGNIHSKAVLTLMGYLGSKYATEFSLSLGISISFEQVYGVVEGDSASLAETIAIISAISNIPIKQSIAVTGSINQHGVVQPIGGAIEKIEGFYRLCKHRGLDGTHGVIIPMANVRNLILKDEILEDVKNGLFNIWAVSNVDEAIKILMDKPAGKLNEKGRYPKGSVNYYVSEKLRKIHEHLEGKKSRR; this is encoded by the coding sequence ATGAAAAAGTTAAGCTATAAAGATTTAACTTTAAAAAATTCTGTATTCCCAAGAGTAAATTCTTCGAAAAATATAAGCCCATGCGAAACATTTATTGGACGAGAAGATGCATTTAAAGCTATGCAATTTGGTCTTTCTATGAAACAAAAGGGATATAATATATTCATAGTAGGTCCAAGTGGCACTGGAAGGAAATCTTTTGCCATTTCATTTGCAAAAAAATTTTCCAAGAAAAAGAAAAATTACCACGATTTGGTCTATACCATTGATTTAGATGAAGCGTACGCTGCAAAAGCCATAATACTTCCACCAGGTGAAGGAAAGAAACTAAAGGAAAAGTTAGAAAACATCTCGGAAGACATATTCAAAAACATCCAAAAAACATTTGAAAGTGAAGAATACGAAGAAAAAAAGAAAGAGTTAGAAATGGAATATGAAGAAAAAAAAGAGCAAATTTTAAGTGAACTCTCCAAAAAAGCAGTAAGATTGGGATTTGTAGTAAAACTTACTCCCACGGGCATCGTTTATGCTCCCCAAATGGATGGAAAACCATTATCCCCAGAACAATTTGAACAACTACCTGAAGATATAAAAAGAAATTACGAAGAAAACGCAAAAAAACTGGACCACTTAATCTCAGGAGTGATATATCAATTAAGAAAAATCGACACTGAGTATAGAGAAAAATTCAACGATTTGGACAAATATGCAACTTTATTCTCCATTGATTCACTCTTTGAAGAACTTAAAGAAGAATTCAAATACTCTGAAAAACTTTTAAATCACTTTGAAAAATTGAAAAATCATATAGTGAAACAAAGCGTTAAAATCAAAAACTTTGAAGAATGGAAGGGATATATAAAACACATCCTAACCGTAAACTTAATTGTGGACAACTCAAATTTAAGCAGTGCTCCTGTTGTTTTCGAAAATAATCCCACTTATCCAAACTTATTTGGTAAAGTAGAATACATATCAAAATCCGGAGTGTTATACACAGATTTTTCAATGATTAGGAGTGGTGCTATTCACAGGGCAAATGGTGGGTATTTAATTCTAAATGCCGAAGATATACTTAAATTTCCATACGTTTGGGATAAGTTGAAAAAAACACTAATTTCCCAAAAAATTACCATTGAAAATATAGATAGTGCGTATGGAATAAACCCTACAATAACATTAAAACCTGAACCAATTAATTTAGACTTAAAGGTAATAATAATTGGAACACCAGAGTTATATTACATACTCTACGAATATGATGAGGATTTTAAAAAATTATTTAAGGTTAAAGTTGAGTTTGATTGGGAAATGAACGCAACAAAAGAAAATATAAAACAATATTATTCTTTCATATCAAGCGTAGTTGAAAATAACGAACTTAACCCTTTAAATTCAAAAGCTTTAAAAAGGGTAATATGGTATTCAATGAGACTTTCGGAAAACAAAGATAAACTTTCCATGAAAATGGGAGAAATATCAAGCCTCATAATAGAATCGGATTACTATTCAAAACTACGGAATGCAGATACAATAACAGAAGAAGATATCCTCAATGCAATAAAAAATAGGGAAAATAGAGTTCGATTGATCATGGATAAATATGATGAAGCACTCAAAAAATACGAAATAATGATAGAAACCCAAGGAAAAGTTGTGGGGCAAATAAACGGACTTACAGTAAGTCACTTTGGAGATTTTTCATTTGGTATGCCTGTAAAAATAACCGCCAAAGCATATGTGGGAAATACCGGAATAATCGATATTCAAAGGGAATCAGATTTAAGTGGTAATATACACAGCAAAGCGGTATTAACTCTAATGGGGTACTTAGGTAGTAAATATGCAACTGAATTTTCATTATCACTTGGAATATCTATAAGTTTTGAACAAGTATACGGTGTAGTTGAAGGAGATAGCGCCTCTCTTGCGGAAACTATAGCCATAATATCTGCAATATCTAATATTCCAATTAAACAATCTATAGCAGTAACCGGATCAATTAACCAACACGGTGTAGTCCAACCTATAGGTGGTGCTATAGAAAAAATCGAAGGATTTTATAGATTATGTAAACATAGGGGACTTGATGGTACCCATGGGGTAATAATTCCAATGGCAAATGTAAGAAATCTAATATTAAAAGATGAAATATTGGAAGACGTAAAAAATGGACTTTTCAACATTTGGGCTGTATCTAATGTTGATGAAGCAATTAAAATTTTAATGGATAAACCTGCCGGAAAACTAAACGAAAAAGGTAGATATCCAAAAGGTTCCGTTAATTACTATGTTAGCGAAAAATTAAGAAAAATCCATGAACATCTAGAAGGAAAAAAGAGCAGGAGGTAA